From Oryza sativa Japonica Group chromosome 4, ASM3414082v1, one genomic window encodes:
- the LOC4335106 gene encoding probable amidase At4g34880: MAQLRLPLAAATMALAAAAAAAFCCCCSAATGFEFNEATVDAIQLGFSNGSLTSTTLVRFYLDRIARLNPLLHAVIEVNPDALAQAARADAERATGRRCGPMHGVPVLLKDNMATRDRLNTTAGSLALLGSIVRRDAGVAARLRAAGAVILGKASLSEWSNFRPVKSGWSARGGQTVNPYVLSADPCGSSSGPAVAAAANMAAVTLGTETDGSILCPASLNSVVGIKPTVGLTSRAGVIPISPRQDTVGPICRTVSDAAHVLDVIVGFDELDAEATGAASKYIPSGGYGRFLRMDGLKGKRIGIPNGFFTEGAYGKTQLRVYQKHLSTMRKHGALVIENINITTNLSAAQDVLYSNENIALQAEFKLSLNAYLSDLLYSPVHSLADVVAFNNAHPVEERLQDFGQPDLIAAQKTNGIGPVEKAAIQRLNELSADGLENLMRMHQLDAIVTPNSHASSFFAIGGMPAITVPAGYDGHGVPFGICFGGLKGYEPRLIEMAYAFEQATKVRRMPSFKP, from the exons ATGGCTCAGCTCCGGCTGCCACTGGCCGCGGCCACCAtggctctcgccgccgccgccgccgccgccttctgctgctgctgctccgccgccactgGCTTCGAGTTCAACGAGGCCACCGTCGACGCCATCCAGCTCGGCTTCAGCAACGGCAGCCTCACCTCCACGACGCTCGTCCGCTTCTACCTCGACCGCATCGCCCGCCTCAACCCGCTGCTGCACGCCGTCATCGAGGTCAACCCCGACGCGCTCGCCCAGGCGGCGCGCGCCGACGCTGAGCGCGCCACCGGTCGCCGCTGCGGGCCGATGCACGGCGTGCCCGTCCTGCTCAAGGACAACATGGCGACGCGCGACCGGCTCAACACGACGGCCGGGTCGCTGGCGCTGCTCGGCTCCATCGTGCGCCGCGACGCCGGCGTGGCggcccgcctccgcgccgccggcgccgtcatcCTCGGCAAGGCCAGCCTCTCCGAGTGGTCCAACTTCCGCCCTGTCAAATCCGGCTGGAGCGCCCGCGGCGGCCAGACGGTG AATCCCTACGTGCTCTCGGCTGACCCGTGCGGGTCGAGCAGCggtccggcggtggcggcggcggcgaacatgGCGGCGGTGACGCTGGGAACGGAGACCGACGGGTCGATACTTTGCCCGGCGTCGCTGAATTCGGTGGTCGGAATTAAGCCGACGGTTGGGCTCACCAGCCGGGCTGGTGTCATCCCCATCTCCCCCAGACAAGACACTGTTGG GCCAATATGTCGTACGGTGTCGGACGCTGCCCATGTGTTGGATGTCATTGTTGGGTTCGATGAGCTTGATGCTGAAGCGACTGGAGCAGCATCCAAATACATCCCTAGTGGTGGATATGGACGATTCTTAAGGATGGATGGATTGAAAGGCAAGAGGATTGGCATCCCCAATGGCTTTTTCACTGAAGGAGCCTATGGGAAGACACAACTGAGGGTGTACCAAAAACATCTTTCCACTATGAG GAAACACGGAGCCCTGGTGATAGAGAATATCAACATCACAACAAATTTGTCTGCCGCGCAGGATGTTCTTTATTCCAACGAGAATATCGCATTGCAAGCAGAGTTCAAGTTAAGCCTAAACGCTTATTTGTCAGACTTGCTGTATTCCCCAGTTCATTCCCTCGCCGATGTGGTAGCATTCAATAATGCACATCCTGTGGAG GAGAGACTTCAAGATTTTGGCCAGCCCGACCTGATTGCAGCTCAAAAAACCAATGGCATTGGTCCAGTGGAAAAAGCGGCAATCCAGCGTCTCAACGAGCTGTCAGCTGATGGATTGGAGAATCTGATGAGGATGCACCAGCTAGATGCGATTGTCACCCCCAACTCTCATGCATCTAGCTTTTTTGCCATCGGCGGCATGCCCGCGATCACCGTGCCGGCTGGGTACGATGGTCATGGAGTACCATTTGGTATCTGCTTCGGTGGGTTGAAGGGCTATGAACCGAGGCTGATTGAAATGGCTTATGCTTTTGAGCAAGCTACCAAAGTTCGAAGGATGCCCAGCTTCAAGCCATAG